The endosymbiont of Bathymodiolus septemdierum str. Myojin knoll sequence CACCATTGGACTAATGAAGGCGGTTAAAAAGTTTAACCCTAATCGTAATGTACGCCTCGCTTCTTATGCGGTGTATTGGATTCGTGCAGAAATCCACGAATTTATCTTTAAGAATTGGAAAATTGTCAAAGTTGCCACTACCAAAGAGCAACGCAAGTTATTTTTTAAGTTAAAAAAAGCCAAAGCCAATATTTACACCTCACTAAATACAGAACAAGCTAAAGAGATTGCCAACGACCTTGGTGTACGCCCAAAAGATGTTTTAGAGATGGAATCGCGCTTACAGTTTAATGATGTGGCATTTGAAGTGACAGATGAAGAAGAAAGCACTTCTCCGGTACATTATTTAACCGATGAAAACACCCGAAGCCCTGAACAATTGGCACTCAGTGACGACTCGCAAAAGCATCATCAACAACAGCTTTATACGGCACTCTCTTCACTTGATGAAAGAAGTTTGGATATTTTACAGTCTAGGTACTTGAAAGAAGAGAAAACGACCTTACATACTTTAGCGAAGAGATACAATATTTCTGCTGAAAGAGTTAGACAACTTGAAAACAAAGCAATGCAGAAGTTAAAAAACTCAATGGATAAACAAAATTAATTACATTAAATAGGAGAAAAAAATGAATATTCGCCCCCTTCACGACCGTGTGGTCGTCCGTAGATCAGAAGAAGAGCAAACCACAGCAAGTGGCTTAATTATTCCTGGTTCAGCAGCCGAAAAACCTTCCGAAGGTATTGTCGTTGCCGTTGGCAGTGGCAGAAAAACGGATGCAGGTGAGATTATCGCCTTAGAAGTTAAAGTTAGTGACAAAGTATTGTTCGGTCAGTTTGCTGGCACAGAAATCAGCGCTGATAATGAAACCCTATTGGTAATGAGCGAAAGCGATATTGTTGCCGTTGTTGAATAAAGGAGAATAAAATGAGTGCAAAAGACATAGAATTTGGAATTGATGCAAGAAATTTAATGCTAAATGGTGTTAATATTTTAGCAGATGCAGTAAAAGTAACCCTGGGACCTAAAGGTCGTAATGTGGTTTTAGATCGTTCATTCGGCGCCCCGACCATCACCAAGGACGGTGTTTCAGTTGCCCAAGAAATTGAACTTGAGAACAAGTTTGAAAATATGGGTGCGCAAATGGTCAAAGAGGTTGCCTCTAAAACCAACGATATCGCAGGTGATGGTACAACAACAGCAACTGTTTTGGCGCAATCTTTGATTACCGAGGGTGTTAAAGCCGTTTCTGCGGGTATGAATCCAATGGATCTTAAACGCGGCATTGATAAAGCTACAGAGGTTGCAGTTAAAGCCTTGCGTGAACTTTCACAACCTTGTGATGACACAAAATCAATTGCGCAAGTCGGTACAATTTCTGCAAATTCTGACACTTCTGTTGGTGATATTATTGCCGAAGCAATGAATAAAGTAGGCAAAGAAGGCGTGATTACAGTTGAAGAAGGTTCAGGTCTTGATAACGAATTAGATGTGGTTGAAGGTATGCAATTTGAGCGTGGCTATTTGTCGCCTTATTTTGTCAACAATCAAGACAATATGAGTGCTGATTTGGATCAGCCATTAATTTTGTTAAATGAATCAAAAATCTCAAATATTCGTGATTTATTGCCAGCATTAGAAATCGTACAGAAATCAGGTCGACCATTGCTGGTTATTGCTGAAGACATTGAAGGTGAGGCATTAGCAACTTTGGTGGTTAATAATATGCGTGGCATTGTTAAAGTCGTGGCGGTTAAATCACCTGGCTTTGGCGACCGTCGTAAAGCAATCTTACAAGACCTTGCAGTATTAACAGGTGGTGTGGTAATTTCAGAAGAAATCGGCTTGTCATTAGAGACCATTACCGAAGACCAATTAGGCTATGCTAAGCGTATTGAAGTCGGCAAAGACGAGACTATCGTGGTTGATGGTGCGGGCACAAAAGAGCAAATTGATGGTCGTGTTAAGCAAATCAAAGCACAATTAGAACAGACAACTTCTGAATACGACCAAGAGAAGTTATCAGAGCGATTGGCTAAATTATCAGGCGGCGTTGCTGTGATTAAAGTCGGTGCTGCAACCGAAGTTGAGATGAAAGAAAAGAAAGACCGTGTTGATGACGCACTACACGCAACCCGTGCCGCCGTACAAGAAGGTGTGGTTCCGGGTGGTGGTGTTGCGTTAGTTCGTGCGATTAAAGCATTAGACAAACTTACAAGCGACAACCATGACCAAGGTGTTGGTATTAACATCACTAAACGCGCAATGGAAGCCCCACTTAGGCAAATCGTTGCAAATGGTGGTGGCGAGCCTTCTGTTGTGCTTAATGAAGTATTAAACAGCAAAGGCAATCACGGCTACAACGCCGGCACAGAAGAGTATGGTGATATGTTGAAAATGGGTATCCTTGACCCAACCAAAGTAACCCGCGCTGCCTTACAACATGCGGCGAGCATTTCTGGTTTAATGATTACCACTGAAGCAATGATTACTGATGCACCGCAAGCAGCCGGTGTGCCGGCTGGTGATGCAGGAATGGGTGGTGGAATGCCAGGCATGATGTAGTAAAATAACAGTTAATTTTATTAGCTAATTAAAAAAAAAGCCTCGTTTACGCGAGGCTTTTTTTGGTATGATACTTCGCAAAATATTATTGAGTATTAATAAATAAAGTATGGGCAACTACGACTCCTCCTCCATTGAAGTATTATCAGGCTTAGACCCAGTTCGTAAGCGACCAGGGATGTACACGGAAACCGAACGACCTAATCATTTGGCGCAGGAAGTGATTGACAACAGTGTTGATGAGGCAGTGGCTGGACATGCAACGAAAATCAATGTGGTGCTTTATAAGGACGGCTCTATCTCTGTGGAAGACGATGGTCGTGGTATGCCGGTTGATATTCATCTTGAAGAAGGGATTTCTGGTGTTGAGGTAATTCTTACTAAGTTACATGCAGGCGGTAAGTTCTCAAATGATTCTTATCAGTTCTCTGGCGGTTTACATGGGGTTGGTATCTCTGTAGTTAACGCCCTATCGACCTTAGTGGAGATTTGGATTAAACGCAACTCTAAAGAGCATTACATTGCTTTTTCTGATGGTAATGTCAAAACCCCGCTTGTAGAAGTAGGTACAGTTGGTAAGTACAACACAGGGACTAAAGTTAAATTCATTCCAGATCCACAGTTTTTTGATACGGCTAAATTTTCTACCACCAAACTCAGACATAACTTGCGCTCAAAAGCAGTGTTGTGCCCTGGGTTAGAGGTTAATTTTTATAATGAAGTTGATGACACAACCGACAGTTGGAAATACAAAGAAGGTTTAAAAGATTATTTGTCAGTTTCACTCGATGGCCTGGATTGCTTGCCAGAAGTACCATTCGTAGTTACGCATGAATCGGATGAGGCACAAATGCATTGCTCGTTGTCATGGACAGAATATAACACCAATATTATTGGCGAAAGTTATGTTAACCTCATTCCCACTTCACAGGGCGGTACACATGTTAATGGCTTACGCTCTGGCTTGACAGATGCTTTAAAAGAATTTTGTGAATTTAGAAGTTTGTTACCAAAGAATGTTAAGTTAACACCGGACGATGTCTGGCAAAAAATTGCCTACGTATTATCCATTAAAATATTAGACCCGCAATTTTCAGGACAGACCAAAGAAAGGTTATCCTCAAGAGAATGTGCTAGTTTCGTTACCAATGTGGTGAAAGATGCCTTTAGCCTTTGGCTGAACCAACATACCTCAATTGCAGAAAAAATTGCCGAATTGGCAATTATGAACGCCCAGTCACGACTCAAAACAGGTAAAAAGGTTATTCGTAAAAAAATTGTCAGCGGTCCAGCCCTGCCAGGTAAGTTATCTGATTGTACTAGTCATGACCTTAGCCAAACTGAGGTTTTTTTGGTGGAAGGTGATTCTGCTGGAGGCTCTGCCAAGCAGGCCCGTGATAAAGAATATCAGGCGATTTTGCCATTAAGAGGTAAAATTTTGAACACCTGGGAAGTAGATTCTGACCAAGTATTGGCGAGCAATGAAATCCACGACATTAGTGTTGCCATTGGTCTAGAACCAAACTGCGAAGACCTATCAGGATTACGCTACGGTAAGATTTGTATCTTGGCAGATGCAGATTCAGATGGTGCACACATTGCCACATTGATTTGTACGCTGTTCGTTAAACACTTTCCAAAATTAGTCAGAGATGGGCATATTTTCGTAGCAATGCCACCACTGTATCGTATTGATGCTGGCAAGCAGATTTATTATGCACTGGACGATGCAGAGCGTGATGCGACAATTAACAAGATAGAAAAAGAAAATAAACGCACCAAGGTGCAAGTGCAACGATTTAAAGGTTTGGGTGAAATGAACCCTTCACAGCTTAGAGAGACCACAATGCTACCAGATACCCGCCGTCTCATTCAACTGACACTTGAAAATCCTTTACAGGTCAATGAAATGATGGATATGTTATTAAGTAAAAAGCGTGCACCAGATCGTAAAAAGTGGCTAGAATCAAAAGGCAATCTTGCCAATGTCTAAGAAGGCTGTTATTCTTTTATCAGGTGGCTTAGATTCAACCACCACGCTTGCGATTGCAAAGTCTCAGGGTTTTAAATGTTATGCAATGAGTTTTGACTACGGTCAAAAACAAAAATCAGAACTTAATGCCGCTACCAAAATTGCCAAGTTATTCTCTACTGTAGAACACAGAATAATGGATATTTCTTTAAATGACATTGGTGGATCTGCACTGACAGACAGTGCGATTTCCGTACCAAACTTTAACAAGAGTGACGAAATCCCAGTTACCTATGTCCCTGCTCGCAACACCATTTTTTTGTCGTATGCAATGGCCTGGGCAGAAGTGTTAGACTGCCAAAGTATTTTTATCGGTGTCAATGCCTTGGATTATTCGGGCTATCCAGATTGTCGCGCGGCATACATTAAAGCCTTTGAAACAATGGCAAATTTAGCCACCAAACAAGGCGTGGAAGGAAAAAAACTCACTATTCATACGCCTTTAATAAACCTACATAAGGCAGAAATTATTCAAAAAGGACTGAAACTCGGCGTAGATTACGCAATGACCACGACTTGCTATCAAGCCGATGAAAATGGCTATGCCTGCGGGGTTTGTGACGCTTGTGAATATCGTAAACTCGGCTTTAAAGAGGCTGAAATCATAGATCCGACAAGATATCAAAAATAGCTGAAAAACAATACTTGCACAAATCATTTTTTACGATAAAATATAACTTTTTAAACGACAACACAGGAAATAACAAATGAGTATTGAAGACAGAGTAAAAGCGGTTGTAGCTGAACAGTTAGACGCAAGTGGTGATATTGATAATAACGCCTCTTTTATTGATGATTTAGGTGCAGATTCATTAGACACCGTTGAATTAGTAATGTCTCTTGAAGAGGAGTTTGACTGTGAAATCCCTGACGATGAAGCAGAGAATATTACAACTGTTCAGCAAGCAATTGACTATGTAAACAAAACTTTGTAATTTCTGTTTATTAACTTAAACTAAAAAGCGCTTATTGAGCGCTTTTTTTTATATAGAAGAAACTATGAGCAAAAGAAGAGTGGTAATCACAGGCATGGGCATTGTTTCACCTGTTGGATCAACAATAACAGATGCGTGGCGTAACATCCTTAATGGTAAATCAGGCATTAATGTTTTGAGTAATATTGATACCGAAGGGCAATCCGTTAAATTTGGTGGCTCTGTTAAAGGTTTTGATATTGCCGACTACCTAAGCCCAAAAGAATCTAAAAAAATGGATACTTTCATTCATTATGGCATGGCAGCAGGTATTCAGGCAATTGAAGACAGTGGCATTGAAATTACCGAAGAAAATGCCGAACGCATCGGTGTTGCTATTGGCGCAGGTATTGGTGGTTTAGGTACGATTGAAAAAACTACTGACCTATACAGGGAGAAAGGTGCACGACGCATTTCTCCTTTCTTTGTCCCCTCTTCAATTATCAATATGATTTCTGGTAACCTTTCTGTTAAATATGGACTCAAAGGTCCAAATTTTGCCATTGTTACTGCTTGTACGACAGGCACACATAATATCGGCGATGCCTCACGATTGATTGAATATGGTGATGCCGATGTGATGATTGCCGGTGGTGCTGAAATGTCAACTACGAATTGTGGCTTAGGTGGTTTTGCGGCGGCTCGCGCCCTTTCTACGCGCAACGATGACCCTGCTACCGCCTCTCGCCCTTGGGATAGAGATCGTGATGGTTTTGTGCTTGGCGATGGCGCCGGTGTTGTGGTTTTAGAAGAATATGAGCACGCTAAAGCCCGTGGTGCAAAAATCTATGCAGAAGTCTTAGGTTACGGCATGAGTGGCGACGCTTTCCATATGACTTTACCTTCTAAGGGTGGTGAAGGTGCGGCAAGATGCATGAAAAATGCGATGCGTAATGCAGGCATTAATGCCAATCAGATTGATTATATTAATGCACACGGCACCTCTACCCCTGCTGGCGACCAAGCAGAAACAGATGCAGCAAAAGCGGCACTTGGTGACCATGCTTACAAAGTGGTAATGAGTTCTACCAAATCAATGACAGGTCATTTACTTGGTGCTGCTGGTGGTATTGAGGCAATTTTTACTGCTTTAGCACTCAGAGACCAAGTAGCGCCAGCAACCATCAATATCATAAATCAGGATCCTAATTGCGATTTAGATTATTGTGCAAATGAAGCCAGACAAATGAAAATGGATTATGCAATTTCCAATTCATTTGGTTTTGGCGGTACTAACGGTTCAATACTGCTTTCAAAGATTTAATACTCTAATCCAAAGATAAAAAAAACCCCGATGAATTCATCGGGGTTTTTATGCGTATTTTAAAACTTTTAAACCACTACCTTGCTTCCACAGGTGTCGCCTCTTCATTGGCATTTTCTTTTTTGGCTTTTGCAACCATCTCCGCAACAAAATCATAAATTTTAACAGCACCTGTCTTTACGCTACTTGCTGCAATTTCTTTATTGACCACCAAAGACCAATCTTTATCCGTTGACTTAAATTGAACTGCACCACCAATTAACGCCAAAATAATAACAATACCTAATAAATACTTAATCATATTAAAATCCTATTTAAATTTAATAAAAGTAATTTTACCTATTTTTTTTATCAAGAATATCATTGTTTTCTAATATTATACCATTTGACATTAATAACGCTTTCGTACTTGGTCTTTCCCCTCTAAATTTAAGATACTGCTTCATAAAGTCAGCACTTCCACCAGTCTCTAAGATACATTGCATGAAGTCCTGTGACGCCTGTGAGCCAATGCCACCCTGTGATTGTACATAGTAATAGGCATCAGCTGCCAACACTTCAGCCCACTTGTAACTAAAATACCCTGCCGCATAACCACCACTAAAAATATGCCCAAAGGTATTCAAAAAACGATTTTCCTTCACTATCGGCATTAATGCCGTTTCAGCACGCACTTCGTTCAATACTTCGTAAGTATCTTTATTTTTAGAATGTGTTTTCACATCCCACAAAGAAAATTCACATTGACGCAACATACCTAGTGCTGACTGAAAGTTCTTAGCGTCAATCAATTTGCCATACAATTTATCTGGCAACGACTCAGCTGTCTTCCAATGCTTAGATAATAATTTAACCACCGACTTTTCATAACAGAAAAACTCCATATACTGACTGGGCAATTCCACCCCATCCCAAGGTACACCTGAAATACCTGCCGCAGATGGATATTTAACCTTGGTCAATAAATGGTGTAGTGCGTGTCCAAACTCGTGGAATAGCGTTACAATCTCATCAAATTCAAACAACGCGGGCTTATCTTTAGTCGGTGAATTAAAGTTACAAACCACAAAGGCTATCGGTTTATTGTCACCCATTAACGGCTGATAATCTGCCATCCACGCCCCACCTCGCTTACCTTTTCGTGCATAGATATCTAGGTAGACGCGCCCTACCAGTCCCGCTGCGTTACTAATATCTAAAACGCGGACATCAGAATGATAAGAATTTTCTTTAACCAGAATAATACTAACTTGATACAAGTTTTCAATGGTTGCAAACAAACCTTTTAACACCTGTTGTTCGGGGAAATACGGGGTTAAGTCCGACTTCTTAAAGCCAAATTTCTTCTCTTTGAGTTTCTCTGCATAATAGCTCAAATCCCAGGGCATTAATTTCATTCCTGAAAAAGTCTTTAACTCTGCTAACTCTTGCTCTGCCTGTGGCTTTGACCGCGCCACTAAATCTTCTAAAAAATCAATCACTTGACTTTCTGACTCCACCATTTTAGCTGCAATAGAATATTCTGCATAATTAGAAAAACCCAAAATTCCTGCCATCTCTTGCCGCAATGATAAAATCTCATCCATTATCGCCCTATTATCAAATGATTTATCGGTAATTCCAACCTCAGATGCGCGTGAAACATAAGCTTTATATATTTCTTCACGCAACGCACGATTATCTGCGTATGTCATTACATCTATATAAATCGGTGCTTGCAAACTAATTTCATAGCCATTATCAGTTTTAACTTTGGCAAGACTAACATCATCATAACCCGCTAAATCCTCTTTAGTGACAACTTTTTTCCATTCGTTCGTCGCCAACAGGCTGTTTTTAGAGAATTGGTTATTCAAGATACTCAAGCGCTCTTTAATCGCTTTAAATCTTTTCGATACTTGTCCCTCTAAGCCTACGCCCGACAACTCGAATCCTTTAATTGACTCCTTAATAATGTAAGCCTGCTGTTCGTTTAAATTTGTATCCAAAAGATTTTTATAAGCCTGGTACAACGCTTGATTACTACTTACTTCGGTATAAAAATTAGTAATCAATGGTAGCGTCTTTTCATATTCCTCATTAAATTCTTCGCTGAATAACACCGCATTTAAGTGCGAATTAACATTCGCCTGCTGTCCTAACTTAAATTCAAACATATCCATCGACTCAATTACTTCTGCCCAAGTTTTTCCTTTAGTGGTTAGTTCTACCACCTTTAGACCCTCTTCAATCAACACTCGAATAGTTTCAACAATGTCTTTTGGTTTAAAATTTGGCGTTAAATTCATAATAATGTGTTAATTAATAAAAAAATCAGTAAAATACCTTGTCTTTGGAGAGATGTCAGAGCGGTTTAATTTGCTCGCTTGGAAAGCGGGTGTACCTTGCGGTACCGAGGGTTCGAATCCCTCTCTCTCCACCATATTACTGCGTCTTTTTCCATTCCACGGCGTTGAACAAATAAACCCTCTCAATCACATAGTTTTATCTATGCTCAATCGAGTATTTATTCGTTCGCCTTGTGGAATGGAAAAATACTTGTAATACCTTTCCTTTCCTGCATCTTTTTTCTGCGTTAATTCAGCTAATTTTCATCCCAACCTGAGCGCCAGAATCAGGGGATAAAAGGTGCAAAGACTTGCCGTTGCCCGCAGCAAGCACCATACCTTCGGATACGCCGAATTTCATTTTTCTTGGGGCAAGGTTGGCAACCATAACAGTTAGGCGACCTTCTAAATCTTCTGGATTGTAGTAGGCTTTAATGCCAGCGAAGACATTACGCGTATTCTCTTCGCCAATGTCCAAGGTTAATTGCAATAACTTATCTGCGCCTTCGACGACATTGGCTTTGACAATCTTGGCAATGCGCAGGTCAATTTTAGTAAAATCGTCTATTTGTATCATATTGTCTTCCTCTTTAACGGCTTGTGTGGTTTGCTTTGAAGCCTCGATGACAGCGGAGATTTGATCATCTTCGATACGAGACATTAAAGGCTTAAATGTATTAATTTCGTGCTTGGTGAGTGGGTGTTTTAAGTCATTCCATGCTAAGGTATCAATATTTAAAAAATGCTCTGCTTGCTCTGCCATTACTGGTAGAACAGGCTTTAGGTAAGTCATTAGCACCCTGAATAAATTAATAGCAAGCGAAGTGACATCGTGGACTTGCGCTTCGCAACCCGCTTCTTTTACCAGTTGCCAGGGTTTATGTTCGTCAATGTATCGGTTGGCTTTATCGGCAAGTTTCATAATTTCACGCATTGCCTGATTGTATTGACGCATCTCGTAAAGCCTGGCAATATCATCACCTTTAGCGACGAATTCATTGTACAAATCTCCTTCAATTGAATATGCAGAAAGTGTTTTGTTAAATTTTTTAACGATAAAACCAGCACTTCTAGAGGCGATATTGACAACTTTTCCAACCAAATCAGAATTCACGCGTTGTTTAAAATCCTCTAGGTTTAAGTCTATGTCATCAATTTTATTGTTGAGTTTATACGCATAGTAATAACGAAGACACTCAGGATTTAAATTTTCTAAATAAGTGCGTGCTTGAATGAAGGTGCCACGAGATTTACTCATTTTTTCTCCATTCACGGTCAAAAATCCATGTGCAAAAACCGCTGTTGGGGTGCGGTGATTAGAACCCATCAACATTGCCGGCCAAAACAGTGAGTGGAAATAAACAATGTCTTTACCGATAAAATGATACAACTCGGTTTTTGAATCTTTGTTGAAATATTCGTCAAAGTCAATTCCCTGCTCAGTGCACAACTTTTTGAAACTTGCCATATAGCCAATTGGTGCATCTAACCAAACATAAAAATATTTACCCTTAACACCTGGAATTTGAAACCCAAAATATGGTGCATCGCGGGAAATATCCCACTGCTGCAAGCCCTGATCAAACCATTCGGCAAGCTTGTTACTGATTTCGTCTTGCAAATGCCCTGCGTTAGTCCATTCTTTAAGTTGCACTTCAAACTGTGGCAAATCAAAGAAATAATGCTCAGAATCCTTGGCAATCGGCATCGCACCTGAGATGGCGGACTTGGCATTTTTAAGTTCAGTTGGTGAATAAGTCGCACCACAGACTTCACAATTGTCACCATATTGATCGGCTGCACCGCATTTTGGACATTCACCCCTGATAAATCTGTCGGGCAAGAACATTTGTTTCAAAGGGTCGAACGCCTGAGAAATAGTGCGTTTTTTGATAAAGCCAGCCTTATTTAATTTGTTATAAATACCCGCTGAAATTTCTTTATTTTCTTCCGAATGCGTCGAATAATACTGACTAAAACCGATAGAAAATTCTTTAAAATCCGCTTGATGTCGTTCACTCACGCTTGCAATTAATTCTTCTGGGGTAATGCCCAACTCACTTGCCTTTAACATAATCGGTGTGCCATGGGCATCATCTGCGCAAACGAAATGACACTCGTGTCCCTGCATTTTTTGAAAACGCACCCAAATATCTGTTTGAATATATTCTAACAAATGTCCAAGGTGAATCTCACCATTGGCGTAAGGCAGTGCGGAGGTAACGAGTATTTTTCTTTGGGTCATAAGATAGTCTTAGTAATATTAAGGTTTAATAATATGATTATACGATAAAATGGCTTATTTTACTTAATCGGACAAGACAGATGGCAGATTTAACCCAAGACAGCATTGAAAATATTTTAGAAGGTGTAACGGATAAATATACCGAACAAGGTATTGTTGCAGACAGTATTGAAATCGATGGTGGTAAAGCGATTATTAATATCTTACTTAGTTATCCCGCACAAAGCTACCATCAAGAATTGTCTGAGGCAATTACTTCCGCTTTATCAGGCAAAGGTATCAGTGATGTTACGGTTAATATTGACACAAAAATTGCCAAATATGCCACACAGAAAGGTGTGGATGTATTGTCAGAAGTTAAAAACATTATTGCTATTGCCTCAGGCAAGGGTGGCGTTGGAAAGTCAACCACAGCTGTTAATTTAGCACTTGCATTACAAGCAGAAGGGGCGAAAGTTGCAATTTTAGATGCCGATATTTATGGCCCTTCTCAGCCGAGAATGTTGGGCGTTTCCAAACTCAAACCAGAAACCACAGGCGAAGGTAAATTACTCCCAATCTTAGGTCATGGTATGCAATCTATGTCAATCGGCTATTTAGTTGATGAAGACAATCCAATGATTTGGCGTGGACCTATGGTTACACAGGCATTAGAGCAAATGCTTCGCGATACGCTATGGCGTGGCGTGGATTATATGATTATCGATCTTCCGCCAGGAACAGGTGATACGCAATTGACTTTGTCACAGAAAATTCCAGTCAGTGGTTCTGTTATCGTTACAACCCCTCAAGACATCGCTTTATTAGATGCAAAAAAAGGTCTTAAGATGTTTGAAAAAGTCAATATTCCAATTCTTGGTATTGTTGAAAATATGTCACTACACATCTGCTCTGAATGCGGACATGAAGAAGCAATTTTCGGTACAGGTGGTGGTAAATCAATGGCAAAAGATGCTAATGTGAATTTCCTTGGTGCCCTGCCTTTAGAGATAGACATTAGAACAGATGTGGACGAAGGCACACCAACTGTTGCCAAAAACCCAGAAGGTAGAGTCGCACAAATCTATAAAGAAATTGCTAAGAAAGTTGCAGCGAAATTAACCTTACAAGATAAGGCCCTTGGCGCATTTCCAAGTATCACTATTGAGTAATACCCACTAGTATGGATTATTTAACGGAGTTTCGCGGGCGTTTCATTGGTATTATGCAATGGAGTGATTGTCATGCGTTATTTGAAAATTTAATTGCAAACCCTGCAGAGGATTGGTATCTTTATGACACCCTATTGCCTATGCCAGAAGTGACAATTGACGCTGATAATTTGGTTAAATCTTTGACAGAAATCCACGCTTTACTTAAAACTAAACATCAAGAGCGCTATTGCGGTATTGTCTATGTAGATGATTTAAAAAATCCAAGTTTTGTCAAAATTTTCAACCCAAATAATTTGGGTAAAGTCTGCGGCAGTAGCGAAAATCCACCTATCCCACAATGGTTACTATCAAAAACTAAGCCCAAAGATGTTATAGAAAAATTCGCCCTACCCATGGAAGAAAAAGGCTTCATTTCAAAATTCTTCAAATTCTAAGCCCGGCTTAGCTAAACCGGGCTTAGAATTTGGAAGTTTTTCTTAATGATTTTCAGAGACTTGGTTGATGGTATATTTTGGAATTTCAATCACCAAGTCTGTTTCACCAACGACGGCTTGGCAAGATAGGCGAGAATCAGGGTCTAGACCCCAGGCTTTGTCGAGTAAATCATCTTCAATTTCATCGGATTCTTGAAGGCTATCAAAGCCTTCGCGAATATAGATATGGCAAGTGGTGCAGGCGTTCGACATTTCGCAGGCGTGTTCAATTTCAATGTGGTTGGCAAGCATTGCACGGCAAACACTGGTGCCTTTTTCAACTTCAAGAACAGCACCCTCTGGACATAAATCTTCGTGTGGCAATATAATCAGTTGTGGCATTTTTTTTTACTCCTTAAATTATGACTATTCAAAGTCCTCTACTTTATGACCTTG is a genomic window containing:
- the fabF gene encoding beta-ketoacyl-ACP synthase II, with product MSKRRVVITGMGIVSPVGSTITDAWRNILNGKSGINVLSNIDTEGQSVKFGGSVKGFDIADYLSPKESKKMDTFIHYGMAAGIQAIEDSGIEITEENAERIGVAIGAGIGGLGTIEKTTDLYREKGARRISPFFVPSSIINMISGNLSVKYGLKGPNFAIVTACTTGTHNIGDASRLIEYGDADVMIAGGAEMSTTNCGLGGFAAARALSTRNDDPATASRPWDRDRDGFVLGDGAGVVVLEEYEHAKARGAKIYAEVLGYGMSGDAFHMTLPSKGGEGAARCMKNAMRNAGINANQIDYINAHGTSTPAGDQAETDAAKAALGDHAYKVVMSSTKSMTGHLLGAAGGIEAIFTALALRDQVAPATINIINQDPNCDLDYCANEARQMKMDYAISNSFGFGGTNGSILLSKI
- a CDS encoding M3 family metallopeptidase, with translation MNLTPNFKPKDIVETIRVLIEEGLKVVELTTKGKTWAEVIESMDMFEFKLGQQANVNSHLNAVLFSEEFNEEYEKTLPLITNFYTEVSSNQALYQAYKNLLDTNLNEQQAYIIKESIKGFELSGVGLEGQVSKRFKAIKERLSILNNQFSKNSLLATNEWKKVVTKEDLAGYDDVSLAKVKTDNGYEISLQAPIYIDVMTYADNRALREEIYKAYVSRASEVGITDKSFDNRAIMDEILSLRQEMAGILGFSNYAEYSIAAKMVESESQVIDFLEDLVARSKPQAEQELAELKTFSGMKLMPWDLSYYAEKLKEKKFGFKKSDLTPYFPEQQVLKGLFATIENLYQVSIILVKENSYHSDVRVLDISNAAGLVGRVYLDIYARKGKRGGAWMADYQPLMGDNKPIAFVVCNFNSPTKDKPALFEFDEIVTLFHEFGHALHHLLTKVKYPSAAGISGVPWDGVELPSQYMEFFCYEKSVVKLLSKHWKTAESLPDKLYGKLIDAKNFQSALGMLRQCEFSLWDVKTHSKNKDTYEVLNEVRAETALMPIVKENRFLNTFGHIFSGGYAAGYFSYKWAEVLAADAYYYVQSQGGIGSQASQDFMQCILETGGSADFMKQYLKFRGERPSTKALLMSNGIILENNDILDKKNR
- the metG gene encoding methionine--tRNA ligase → MTQRKILVTSALPYANGEIHLGHLLEYIQTDIWVRFQKMQGHECHFVCADDAHGTPIMLKASELGITPEELIASVSERHQADFKEFSIGFSQYYSTHSEENKEISAGIYNKLNKAGFIKKRTISQAFDPLKQMFLPDRFIRGECPKCGAADQYGDNCEVCGATYSPTELKNAKSAISGAMPIAKDSEHYFFDLPQFEVQLKEWTNAGHLQDEISNKLAEWFDQGLQQWDISRDAPYFGFQIPGVKGKYFYVWLDAPIGYMASFKKLCTEQGIDFDEYFNKDSKTELYHFIGKDIVYFHSLFWPAMLMGSNHRTPTAVFAHGFLTVNGEKMSKSRGTFIQARTYLENLNPECLRYYYAYKLNNKIDDIDLNLEDFKQRVNSDLVGKVVNIASRSAGFIVKKFNKTLSAYSIEGDLYNEFVAKGDDIARLYEMRQYNQAMREIMKLADKANRYIDEHKPWQLVKEAGCEAQVHDVTSLAINLFRVLMTYLKPVLPVMAEQAEHFLNIDTLAWNDLKHPLTKHEINTFKPLMSRIEDDQISAVIEASKQTTQAVKEEDNMIQIDDFTKIDLRIAKIVKANVVEGADKLLQLTLDIGEENTRNVFAGIKAYYNPEDLEGRLTVMVANLAPRKMKFGVSEGMVLAAGNGKSLHLLSPDSGAQVGMKIS
- the apbC gene encoding iron-sulfur cluster carrier protein ApbC, whose amino-acid sequence is MADLTQDSIENILEGVTDKYTEQGIVADSIEIDGGKAIINILLSYPAQSYHQELSEAITSALSGKGISDVTVNIDTKIAKYATQKGVDVLSEVKNIIAIASGKGGVGKSTTAVNLALALQAEGAKVAILDADIYGPSQPRMLGVSKLKPETTGEGKLLPILGHGMQSMSIGYLVDEDNPMIWRGPMVTQALEQMLRDTLWRGVDYMIIDLPPGTGDTQLTLSQKIPVSGSVIVTTPQDIALLDAKKGLKMFEKVNIPILGIVENMSLHICSECGHEEAIFGTGGGKSMAKDANVNFLGALPLEIDIRTDVDEGTPTVAKNPEGRVAQIYKEIAKKVAAKLTLQDKALGAFPSITIE
- the fdx gene encoding ISC system 2Fe-2S type ferredoxin, with amino-acid sequence MPQLIILPHEDLCPEGAVLEVEKGTSVCRAMLANHIEIEHACEMSNACTTCHIYIREGFDSLQESDEIEDDLLDKAWGLDPDSRLSCQAVVGETDLVIEIPKYTINQVSENH